From Methanobacterium sp. Maddingley MBC34, one genomic window encodes:
- a CDS encoding putative RNA-binding protein containing KH domain, possibly ribosomal protein (PFAM: CRS1 / YhbY (CRM) domain), which yields MNPAHSKKELMHRSLSTITLNIGKSGVNPGVMDEINRQLKEREVVKLRFSKGISLEKENYITHIIEKSNAKLIDFRGNVAVIFKKKR from the coding sequence TTGAATCCCGCACATTCCAAGAAGGAACTGATGCATAGATCCCTTTCAACCATCACCCTAAACATAGGCAAATCCGGAGTTAACCCCGGTGTTATGGATGAAATAAACCGCCAGCTTAAAGAAAGAGAAGTGGTAAAGCTCAGATTTTCCAAGGGTATATCCCTTGAGAAAGAAAACTATATTACCCACATCATCGAAAAATCAAATGCTAAACTCATTGATTTTAGAGGTAACGTTGCAGTAATCTTCAAAAAAAAGAGATAA
- a CDS encoding acetate--CoA ligase (PFAM: Domain of unknown function (DUF3448); AMP-binding enzyme~TIGRFAM: acetate--CoA ligase; acetoacetyl-CoA synthase), with the protein MENSNIQQWMKRYGIEDYDELLQRARDDPEWFWDELARELEWFQPYQDVLKWEPPHAEWFCGGKFNITHNALDRHVQSWRKNKVAYIWEGELGQVKKMTYQDLYRRVNQMANALRGLGVGKGDRVAIYLPMILELPIAMLACAKIGAVHSVIFSGFWAKAFQERANDAQVKVAITVDGFYRRGKVIPLKENVDKVLDDIPSLKKLIVVRHADCPVQMQSGRDLWWDEIIKNQERECPTEIMDSEDPLFILYTSGTTGKPKGVVHVHGGYAVGIYTSLKLVFDLKDEDIWWCAADIGWITGHSYIVYAPLLMGATSVMYEGAPDYPEPDRLWKTIEEYGVNVFYTAPTTIRMFMKHGEKWPQKHDLTSLRLLGSVGEPINPEAWIWYHKHIGNRQCPIMDTWWQTETGMHLITPLPITSLKPGSAVKPFPTVEADVVDDDGKSVTEGGGHLVIKTPWPAMFRTLYHDPERYRDAYWSRFPGIYLSGDVGRIDEEGYFWIQGREDDVLNVAGHRISTAEVESALVSYDAVAEAAVVGKPDPVKGEEICSFVTLKEGFKPSPRMKHLLREHVREEIGPVASPACVNFVEDLPKTRSGKIMRRVIKAKVKGEDVGDISTLANPEAVDEMDNAL; encoded by the coding sequence ATGGAAAACAGCAATATCCAGCAGTGGATGAAACGTTACGGTATTGAGGATTATGATGAACTGCTCCAACGGGCTCGCGATGATCCAGAGTGGTTCTGGGATGAGCTTGCCCGGGAGCTGGAATGGTTTCAGCCATATCAGGACGTCTTGAAATGGGAACCACCTCATGCAGAGTGGTTCTGTGGGGGTAAATTTAACATCACCCATAATGCCCTGGATCGACATGTACAATCCTGGCGTAAAAATAAGGTGGCCTACATATGGGAAGGTGAATTAGGTCAAGTTAAGAAGATGACCTACCAGGATCTTTATAGAAGAGTTAACCAGATGGCCAATGCCCTGCGAGGTCTGGGTGTTGGTAAGGGAGATCGTGTAGCAATTTACCTGCCCATGATACTTGAGTTACCCATTGCCATGCTGGCCTGCGCCAAGATCGGAGCAGTGCACAGTGTGATTTTTTCAGGGTTCTGGGCCAAAGCATTCCAGGAAAGAGCTAATGATGCCCAGGTGAAAGTAGCTATAACAGTGGACGGATTCTATCGCCGGGGAAAAGTTATACCCCTTAAAGAAAATGTGGATAAGGTTTTAGATGATATCCCTTCCCTGAAAAAACTAATTGTGGTCCGTCATGCTGACTGCCCAGTTCAGATGCAAAGTGGTCGGGATTTATGGTGGGATGAAATCATTAAGAACCAGGAAAGGGAATGCCCCACAGAGATAATGGATTCAGAAGACCCCTTATTCATTTTATACACCTCCGGGACCACTGGAAAACCCAAAGGAGTAGTCCATGTTCATGGAGGTTATGCTGTTGGTATTTACACCTCCTTGAAGTTGGTATTTGACCTTAAAGATGAAGACATATGGTGGTGTGCCGCAGATATAGGCTGGATAACTGGCCACAGCTACATTGTCTACGCACCGCTTCTTATGGGTGCTACTTCTGTGATGTATGAAGGTGCTCCTGATTATCCTGAACCAGACCGCCTGTGGAAGACCATTGAAGAATATGGAGTGAATGTGTTCTACACTGCCCCCACCACCATCCGAATGTTCATGAAACACGGGGAAAAATGGCCCCAGAAACATGACCTAACCTCCTTAAGACTTTTGGGGAGTGTGGGTGAGCCCATAAACCCCGAGGCATGGATTTGGTACCACAAACACATTGGTAACCGTCAGTGCCCCATTATGGACACCTGGTGGCAGACAGAAACCGGGATGCACCTCATAACACCCCTCCCCATTACATCTCTTAAGCCAGGATCAGCAGTTAAACCATTCCCCACAGTGGAAGCTGATGTGGTGGATGATGATGGAAAATCAGTAACAGAAGGTGGAGGTCATCTGGTAATTAAAACTCCTTGGCCTGCCATGTTCCGTACACTATACCATGACCCAGAACGTTACAGGGATGCATACTGGAGTAGATTTCCCGGGATATATCTCAGTGGGGATGTGGGTCGCATTGATGAAGAAGGCTATTTCTGGATACAGGGAAGAGAAGATGATGTTTTGAATGTTGCCGGACACCGTATTAGCACCGCTGAGGTTGAATCTGCCCTGGTGAGCTATGATGCTGTGGCAGAAGCAGCAGTGGTGGGAAAACCAGACCCGGTTAAGGGAGAAGAAATATGCAGTTTCGTCACCTTAAAAGAAGGGTTTAAACCAAGCCCTCGTATGAAACACCTACTCCGGGAACATGTACGTGAAGAGATAGGTCCAGTGGCCAGTCCTGCCTGCGTTAACTTCGTTGAAGACCTTCCCAAGACCCGTTCTGGGAAGATCATGCGCCGGGTTATTAAGGCCAAGGTTAAAGGAGAAGACGTTGGAGACATAAGCACTCTGGCAAATCCTGAGGCTGTGGATGAGATGGATAACGCGTTATAA
- a CDS encoding ribosomal protein S19E (S16A) (PFAM: Ribosomal protein S19e) yields the protein MTTIYDVPADSLISEVAKDLSENKKITPPEWAPFVKTGVHKERRPENPDWWYVRCASLLRRVYIDGPVGINSLRTYYGGKKDRGTSPEKFQRGSGSVTRTALHQLEEAGFVQKQGEGRVVTPTGRSFLDKASFELKKDIPELAKY from the coding sequence ATGACTACAATTTACGATGTACCCGCCGACTCGCTCATTAGCGAAGTCGCTAAGGACTTAAGTGAAAACAAAAAGATAACCCCCCCAGAATGGGCTCCATTCGTTAAAACAGGGGTTCACAAAGAGAGAAGGCCAGAAAACCCAGATTGGTGGTATGTGCGATGCGCATCCCTACTTCGCAGGGTTTACATAGATGGTCCAGTGGGAATAAACAGTCTCAGAACCTACTACGGTGGTAAAAAAGACAGAGGCACCAGCCCTGAAAAATTCCAACGAGGCAGTGGTTCTGTAACCAGAACAGCCCTTCATCAGTTAGAAGAAGCAGGTTTTGTTCAAAAACAGGGAGAAGGTCGAGTTGTGACCCCTACTGGAAGGTCTTTCCTGGATAAAGCTTCATTTGAGTTAAAAAAAGATATTCCAGAATTGGCAAAATATTAA
- a CDS encoding deoxycytidine deaminase (PFAM: dUTPase) produces the protein MLGEKELIILFPEFKELVEPSGIDLRVDEVYKQKGPGSLIDNEKNLPELEKLEPPLYTLEPKTAYSVTINGKIKIPKGYSMLYLPRSTLLRSFVSIHTAVGDPGFYGTLQFLLVNQGEFPFTLKRGERIAQGVVFSVEGSGEYNGSYQEKEE, from the coding sequence ATGTTAGGCGAAAAAGAACTTATAATACTATTTCCCGAATTCAAAGAACTGGTAGAACCATCAGGCATCGATTTACGGGTTGATGAAGTTTACAAACAGAAAGGACCAGGATCACTTATTGATAATGAGAAAAATCTTCCAGAACTTGAGAAACTGGAACCTCCACTCTATACTCTAGAACCAAAAACGGCCTACAGTGTGACCATTAATGGGAAGATAAAAATTCCAAAAGGATATTCCATGCTATATCTCCCCAGGTCCACACTTCTGCGTTCTTTCGTAAGCATCCACACTGCAGTAGGAGACCCTGGATTTTATGGAACCCTTCAATTTCTCCTGGTGAACCAGGGCGAATTTCCATTCACACTTAAACGTGGTGAAAGAATCGCTCAGGGAGTTGTTTTTTCAGTGGAAGGTTCTGGGGAGTACAATGGCAGTTACCAGGAGAAAGAAGAATAA
- a CDS encoding ribosomal protein L20A (L18A) (PFAM: Ribosomal L18ae/LX protein domain), giving the protein MKTKIFRVQGKFIMGDRFKPFTKELKATGENDIKEKIYSEFGSKHHIVRNQIHILKIEEISAEEVQDTIIKALTSE; this is encoded by the coding sequence ATGAAGACAAAAATATTTAGAGTTCAAGGTAAGTTCATCATGGGCGACAGATTTAAACCCTTCACTAAGGAACTGAAAGCCACTGGTGAAAACGATATTAAAGAAAAGATATACTCTGAATTTGGTAGCAAACATCACATTGTACGCAACCAGATCCACATTCTGAAAATAGAGGAAATCTCCGCTGAAGAAGTTCAGGATACCATAATTAAAGCACTGACTTCGGAGTGA
- a CDS encoding prefoldin alpha subunit/subunit 5 (PFAM: Prefoldin subunit~TIGRFAM: prefoldin, archaeal alpha subunit/eukaryotic subunit 5) codes for MEDRQRLEEIINELNAYKAQADMLNQQVETLNATISDMTIAQETLEAIKGKKSPETLVPIGAGSFLITEIKNTEEVIVGLGSGAAVKKNIDDAKMSIEEQKKELDNIMQKMMSDLQKISQIITQKSPEAEALIQKIEGTPGNGLP; via the coding sequence ATGGAAGACCGACAAAGGCTGGAAGAGATTATAAACGAGCTCAACGCCTACAAGGCACAGGCTGACATGCTGAACCAGCAAGTGGAAACGCTTAATGCCACTATATCCGACATGACCATAGCACAGGAAACTCTGGAAGCTATTAAAGGGAAAAAGTCACCTGAAACCCTGGTACCCATTGGTGCGGGTTCATTTTTAATCACTGAAATCAAGAACACTGAAGAGGTGATTGTTGGTCTTGGATCCGGTGCTGCGGTTAAGAAAAATATTGATGATGCTAAAATGAGCATTGAAGAGCAGAAAAAAGAGCTGGATAACATCATGCAGAAAATGATGTCTGATCTACAGAAAATCAGCCAGATCATCACTCAGAAAAGCCCAGAAGCTGAAGCACTCATCCAAAAAATTGAGGGTACACCAGGTAATGGATTACCCTAA
- a CDS encoding RNase P subunit RPR2 (PFAM: RNAse P Rpr2/Rpp21/SNM1 subunit domain) yields the protein MIQIASERMEILFQRAEEEFALHPERSHRYVEMSRKIATKYNLKMPSSWRGRFCRNCNQFLKPGYNSQVRLKDSMVNIKCMECGEIMRKPYIKEKKAKRRNKIESRTFQEGTDA from the coding sequence ATGATTCAAATAGCTTCAGAGCGCATGGAAATCCTCTTCCAACGTGCTGAGGAGGAATTTGCTCTTCACCCTGAACGTTCCCATAGATACGTGGAAATGTCCCGGAAGATAGCCACCAAGTACAACCTGAAAATGCCATCCTCATGGAGGGGAAGGTTCTGCCGGAACTGTAATCAATTCCTGAAACCCGGTTATAATTCTCAGGTTCGTTTGAAAGACTCAATGGTAAACATAAAATGCATGGAATGTGGAGAAATCATGAGAAAGCCTTACATAAAAGAAAAAAAGGCAAAACGGAGGAATAAAATTGAATCCCGCACATTCCAAGAAGGAACTGATGCATAG
- a CDS encoding methylase involved in ubiquinone/menaquinone biosynthesis (PFAM: Methyltransferase domain): MKQVKDHFEEEAKVFDELIKTLIPFYEDMVKSLILALPFHDKEKIKVLDLGCGTGNISKEVKEHFPNAQITCVDMAENMIQIAKSKLAPYSDIEFKIADFRDLDFKEGYDGVISSLALHHLQREEQKSFYCRIKEFLKEGGVFYNADNILGSSPHLNQVYMDKWVEFMLDSHSQEEIETIWLPRYREEDFPSPLRSHIQWLEEAGFQEVDVVWKCYMFGVYGGKK, encoded by the coding sequence ATGAAACAGGTGAAAGATCACTTCGAAGAAGAAGCAAAGGTATTTGACGAACTTATCAAAACATTAATTCCTTTCTATGAGGATATGGTTAAATCCTTAATATTAGCACTTCCTTTTCACGATAAAGAAAAGATTAAGGTCCTTGATCTGGGTTGTGGTACTGGGAATATATCTAAAGAGGTGAAAGAACATTTCCCCAATGCACAGATCACTTGCGTAGACATGGCCGAGAACATGATCCAAATAGCAAAATCCAAACTGGCACCTTACAGTGATATTGAATTTAAAATAGCTGATTTCCGTGACCTTGACTTTAAAGAGGGTTATGATGGAGTTATATCCTCCCTGGCACTGCATCACCTGCAGAGAGAAGAACAGAAATCATTCTACTGTAGAATAAAAGAGTTCCTTAAAGAGGGAGGAGTATTCTACAATGCAGATAACATCCTTGGATCAAGCCCTCACCTTAACCAGGTTTACATGGATAAGTGGGTGGAGTTCATGTTAGATAGTCACTCTCAGGAAGAAATAGAAACGATTTGGCTACCCAGATACAGGGAAGAAGATTTTCCTTCACCACTGCGAAGTCATATTCAGTGGTTGGAAGAGGCAGGATTCCAGGAAGTGGATGTGGTGTGGAAATGTTATATGTTTGGAGTATATGGTGGTAAAAAATAA
- a CDS encoding DNA-binding protein (PFAM: Double-stranded DNA-binding domain), with product MSDIEEIRRRRMQELQQQAAQQQAPDAQSQEQMHREMEAQKRQAMMQILTPEARSRLANLRLTKPEFVDQIELQLIQLAQMGRVSSKITDEQLKELLRKLAGQKREINITWK from the coding sequence ATGAGCGATATTGAGGAAATACGGCGTAGGAGAATGCAAGAACTGCAACAACAGGCAGCTCAACAGCAAGCTCCAGATGCCCAATCCCAGGAACAAATGCACAGGGAGATGGAGGCTCAAAAGAGACAGGCCATGATGCAGATACTCACCCCTGAAGCACGCAGTCGCCTGGCTAACCTCCGCCTCACCAAACCCGAGTTCGTGGATCAAATCGAACTGCAGCTCATCCAACTGGCCCAAATGGGTCGAGTATCGTCAAAAATCACTGATGAGCAGCTTAAGGAATTACTCCGTAAGCTGGCCGGTCAAAAAAGAGAAATTAACATCACCTGGAAATGA
- a CDS encoding ribosomal protein L31E (PFAM: Ribosomal protein L31e), with amino-acid sequence MERIYVIPLRDAKVAPRTKRSPKATRVVREFIQKHMKSDDVKMDESVNEKIWERGIQKIPPKIKVKATKDEDGSVLVTLAQ; translated from the coding sequence ATGGAAAGAATTTATGTTATACCCCTTCGGGATGCTAAAGTAGCTCCCCGTACCAAAAGGTCACCTAAAGCAACTCGTGTTGTAAGGGAGTTCATCCAGAAACACATGAAATCCGACGATGTCAAAATGGACGAATCGGTAAATGAAAAAATATGGGAAAGGGGAATTCAAAAAATACCCCCTAAGATCAAAGTTAAGGCAACCAAAGACGAAGATGGTTCCGTACTGGTCACCCTGGCTCAATAG
- a CDS encoding signal recognition particle-docking protein FtsY (PFAM: SRP54-type protein, GTPase domain; SRP54-type protein, helical bundle domain~TIGRFAM: signal recognition particle-docking protein FtsY), whose product MFESLKKKFSGTIGKISDQVSSQEEEAAKETEEKAKAALNADEVTGDKATEKTETPSSEKVGDKEVKKEVKATSSGKDQIVKDKADKTPGKDESDAEFQEADEEKKSRFSFLRRKSDSKDEDSKKQSEDETGSKLNAKDSSAKIKDDIGSVTDSVDDTTDSEKDKGESEKDKNEPSGLFTFATHKTISEKDIDDILFELELALLEGDVAMEVAEQIIKSVKEDLVGRKIKRRSDVAKFTREALKKAISDILVVGGPNLKELVQQAKKTGEPLKVMFVGVNGTGKTTTISKIADHYVKEGYTPVIAASDTFRAGAIEQISYHAEKVGVKIIRHQKGADPAAVAYDAVEHARAKNKELVLIDTAGRMQTNINLMDEMKKIQRVVKPDLAIFVGDALTGNDAVEQARKFDDAVGVDGIILTKADADAKGGAALSIGHVINKPILFLGVGQGYGDIMEFRPDWMVEQVLGD is encoded by the coding sequence TTGTTTGAATCTCTGAAAAAGAAGTTTTCTGGAACTATTGGAAAGATCTCCGATCAAGTATCCTCTCAAGAGGAAGAAGCAGCTAAAGAAACGGAAGAAAAGGCAAAAGCTGCTTTAAATGCAGATGAAGTTACTGGAGATAAGGCGACTGAAAAGACTGAAACTCCTTCCAGTGAAAAAGTTGGGGATAAAGAAGTTAAAAAAGAAGTTAAAGCTACTTCTTCAGGGAAAGATCAAATAGTTAAAGATAAAGCAGATAAAACTCCTGGTAAAGACGAATCAGATGCAGAGTTTCAGGAAGCAGATGAAGAAAAGAAATCTCGCTTTTCATTTTTACGCAGAAAATCAGACTCTAAAGATGAAGATTCCAAAAAACAGAGTGAAGATGAAACTGGTTCTAAACTAAACGCCAAAGATTCTTCTGCAAAGATAAAAGATGATATTGGTTCTGTAACTGATTCTGTGGATGATACAACTGATTCTGAAAAAGATAAGGGAGAATCTGAAAAAGATAAAAATGAACCTTCTGGTTTATTCACCTTTGCCACCCATAAAACCATATCTGAAAAAGATATTGATGACATTCTTTTTGAACTTGAATTAGCCCTTCTAGAGGGAGATGTTGCCATGGAAGTGGCTGAGCAAATCATCAAATCAGTTAAGGAAGATCTGGTGGGTCGCAAGATTAAAAGAAGAAGTGATGTGGCTAAATTCACCCGAGAAGCTCTCAAAAAAGCAATATCTGATATACTGGTTGTTGGAGGTCCTAACCTAAAAGAACTGGTTCAACAGGCTAAAAAAACTGGCGAACCACTAAAGGTAATGTTTGTGGGTGTTAATGGAACTGGTAAAACCACCACCATATCTAAAATTGCCGATCATTACGTTAAAGAAGGTTACACTCCAGTTATTGCTGCTTCTGATACTTTCCGTGCAGGGGCCATCGAACAGATATCCTACCATGCCGAAAAAGTGGGAGTGAAAATCATCCGCCACCAGAAAGGTGCAGATCCCGCAGCAGTGGCCTATGATGCAGTGGAACACGCACGGGCCAAAAATAAAGAACTGGTCCTTATAGACACCGCTGGACGAATGCAGACCAACATTAACCTTATGGATGAAATGAAGAAAATTCAAAGGGTAGTAAAGCCGGACCTGGCCATATTTGTTGGAGATGCCCTAACTGGTAATGATGCAGTGGAACAAGCCCGTAAATTTGATGATGCAGTGGGAGTTGATGGAATCATACTCACCAAAGCTGATGCCGACGCCAAAGGCGGCGCAGCACTATCCATTGGTCATGTAATCAACAAACCCATACTGTTTTTAGGTGTTGGCCAGGGTTATGGGGATATTATGGAGTTCCGCCCTGACTGGATGGTGGAACAGGTTCTTGGGGATTAA
- a CDS encoding putative subunit of tRNA(5-methylaminomethyl-2-thiouridylate) methyltransferase (PFAM: ExsB) — translation MKVAVLYSGGKDSSLMAVILKRLGYQVELLTANFGVFPSWKSAAGSASSLGFQHKILEADSTLLEGVVDMILKDGFPNNGINHLHREVLQLAAEKYPLVADGTRRDDRVPKLNLNEIQSFEDSNGIQYLNLAGWGHKTINQLSEQFFSVVKEPTSMNNNSDYEIEIRFLINERECEDTANKLFPPHIQSRVIGWREYE, via the coding sequence ATGAAAGTCGCGGTACTCTACAGCGGAGGTAAAGACAGCTCATTAATGGCAGTCATACTAAAACGCTTAGGATATCAAGTGGAACTTTTAACAGCCAATTTTGGTGTTTTTCCTTCCTGGAAATCCGCAGCAGGATCTGCATCATCCTTAGGATTTCAACACAAGATTTTGGAAGCAGACTCCACTCTCCTAGAAGGAGTGGTGGACATGATCCTGAAGGATGGTTTTCCCAACAATGGAATTAACCACCTGCACCGGGAAGTCCTGCAATTGGCTGCAGAGAAATATCCATTGGTTGCTGATGGTACTAGGAGAGATGACCGGGTTCCAAAACTTAATCTCAATGAAATACAAAGTTTTGAAGATTCGAATGGTATCCAGTACCTTAACCTTGCTGGATGGGGTCATAAGACCATAAACCAGCTGTCAGAACAATTTTTCAGTGTGGTGAAAGAGCCCACCAGTATGAATAATAATTCTGACTATGAAATCGAAATAAGATTTCTCATAAACGAGCGTGAATGTGAGGATACAGCTAATAAACTATTCCCACCACACATACAATCAAGAGTAATAGGATGGAGAGAATATGAGTAG
- a CDS encoding translation initiation factor 6 (aeIF-6) (PFAM: eIF-6 family~TIGRFAM: translation initiation factor eIF-6, putative), translating to MIRRVNLAGNPNLGVYIAVTDKVALAPPNLGEKMVGVVEESLQVPVIKTPISGSSLAGALAVGNSRGFLVSRYAFDTEVNAIKEFGLEVERIPDRLTAVGNIILANDHGAVVNPLLSDEAVDVVCETLDVEVVRGSIANFKIIGSVAVATNKGALVHPSATSDELEFLEKTMNVPVDVGTVNQGTKLVGAGAVANSNGVLVGEKTTGPEMARIEESLGFLEELL from the coding sequence ATGATTAGGAGAGTTAATCTGGCAGGCAATCCCAACCTGGGTGTTTACATCGCAGTCACTGATAAAGTGGCTCTAGCACCACCTAACTTGGGAGAAAAAATGGTGGGAGTGGTTGAAGAATCCCTTCAAGTCCCGGTAATAAAAACCCCCATCAGTGGAAGTAGCCTTGCCGGTGCCCTGGCTGTAGGAAACTCCAGGGGATTTTTGGTATCTCGATATGCCTTTGACACAGAGGTAAATGCCATTAAGGAATTTGGGTTAGAGGTGGAACGGATACCTGACCGACTCACTGCAGTGGGCAACATCATCCTAGCCAACGACCACGGGGCAGTTGTAAATCCACTACTCTCAGATGAAGCAGTGGACGTGGTCTGTGAGACCCTGGATGTGGAAGTGGTCCGAGGTAGTATAGCTAATTTCAAGATCATTGGATCCGTAGCTGTTGCCACCAACAAAGGAGCACTGGTCCACCCATCAGCAACATCAGATGAATTAGAGTTCCTGGAAAAAACCATGAATGTTCCTGTAGATGTGGGAACAGTGAACCAGGGAACAAAACTGGTGGGCGCAGGTGCAGTGGCCAACTCCAATGGAGTGCTGGTGGGAGAAAAGACTACCGGTCCTGAAATGGCAAGAATAGAAGAATCATTAGGTTTTCTAGAGGAATTATTATGA